The following are encoded in a window of Sphaerisporangium siamense genomic DNA:
- the glpK gene encoding glycerol kinase GlpK, producing MADFVGAVDQGTTSTRFMIFDHGGDEVARHQLEHEQILPRAGWVEHNPVEIWERTRAVIETALGAANLTAADLVALGVTNQRETTVVWDRRTGRPYHNAIVWQDTRTDRIAAALEREGKGDVIRRKAGLPPATYFSGGKIQWILENVEGVRAAAEAGHAVFGTTDTWLLWNLTGGAAGGAHVTDPTNASRTMLMNLETLDWDDELLSFFGIPRAMLPEIRPSSNPDLYGVTRGDGPLRGEVPLSGDLGDQQAATVGQVCFGVGEAKNTYGTGNFLLLNTGHEPVRSRHGLLTTVCYQFGDDKPVYALEGSIAVTGSAVQWLRDQLGIISGAAQSEALARQAPDNGGVYFVPAFSGLFAPYWRSDARGAIVGLSRYNTNAHIARATLEAICYQSRDVVEAMAGDSGVRLDVLRVDGGVTANDLCMQIQADVLGVPVSKPVVAETTALGAAYAAGLALGFWSSTEELKRNWNEDRRWLPAWSEEQRAAGYAGWKKAVQRTLDWVEVD from the coding sequence ATGGCTGACTTCGTCGGAGCAGTCGACCAGGGCACGACCAGCACCCGATTCATGATCTTCGACCACGGCGGCGACGAGGTCGCCCGGCACCAGCTCGAACACGAGCAGATCCTGCCGCGGGCGGGCTGGGTGGAGCACAACCCGGTGGAGATCTGGGAGCGCACCCGCGCGGTGATCGAGACCGCGCTCGGCGCGGCGAACCTCACCGCGGCCGACCTCGTCGCGCTCGGCGTCACCAACCAGCGCGAGACCACCGTCGTCTGGGACCGCAGGACCGGCCGCCCGTACCACAACGCGATCGTCTGGCAGGACACCCGCACCGACCGCATCGCCGCCGCGCTGGAGCGCGAGGGCAAGGGCGACGTCATCCGCCGCAAGGCGGGCCTTCCCCCGGCGACGTACTTCTCGGGCGGCAAGATCCAGTGGATTCTGGAGAACGTCGAGGGCGTGCGGGCCGCCGCCGAGGCCGGGCACGCGGTGTTCGGCACCACCGACACCTGGCTGCTGTGGAACCTCACCGGCGGCGCCGCGGGCGGCGCGCACGTCACCGACCCCACCAACGCCAGCCGCACGATGCTGATGAACCTGGAGACGCTCGACTGGGACGACGAGCTGCTGTCGTTCTTCGGCATCCCCCGCGCGATGCTGCCCGAGATCCGTCCATCCTCCAACCCGGACCTGTACGGGGTGACGCGCGGCGACGGGCCGCTGCGCGGCGAGGTGCCGCTGTCCGGCGACCTCGGCGACCAGCAGGCCGCGACCGTCGGCCAGGTGTGCTTCGGCGTCGGCGAGGCCAAGAACACCTACGGCACCGGCAACTTCCTGCTGCTCAACACCGGCCACGAGCCGGTGCGTTCCCGCCACGGCCTGCTCACCACGGTCTGCTACCAGTTCGGCGACGACAAGCCCGTGTACGCGCTGGAGGGTTCGATCGCCGTGACCGGCTCGGCGGTGCAGTGGCTGCGCGACCAGCTCGGCATCATCTCCGGCGCGGCGCAGAGCGAGGCGCTGGCGCGCCAGGCCCCCGACAACGGGGGCGTGTACTTCGTGCCGGCCTTCTCGGGCCTGTTCGCGCCGTACTGGCGCTCCGACGCGCGCGGCGCGATCGTCGGGCTGTCGCGGTACAACACCAACGCGCACATCGCCCGCGCCACGCTGGAGGCGATCTGCTACCAGAGCAGGGACGTCGTCGAGGCCATGGCCGGCGACTCCGGGGTGCGCCTGGACGTACTGCGCGTCGACGGCGGGGTCACGGCGAACGACCTGTGCATGCAGATCCAGGCGGACGTCCTCGGGGTGCCGGTGTCCAAGCCGGTCGTGGCCGAGACCACGGCCCTCGGCGCGGCGTACGCGGCCGGGCTGGCGCTCGGCTTCTGGTCCTCCACCGAGGAGCTGAAGCGCAACTGGAACGAGGACAGGCGCTGGCTTCCCGCCTGGTCGGAGGAGCAGCGCGCGGCGGGCTACGCCGGCTGGAAGAAGGCCGTCCAGCGCACGCTCGACTGGGTCGAGGTCGACTGA
- a CDS encoding penicillin-binding transpeptidase domain-containing protein encodes MRRTAVVTVAVATVVPLAVAGGVIWALRTQGSAEETAARYLEGWAKGDYAAMRALTADPPGDFERWYRDFRADLKLTSAAFTPARPREGKDATTVDFRAALRGPVDFSYTGRLTLVKRDRAWRVDFSPQAIHRDLKPGRRFRVAEVPAESAPVRAADGTRIDTADAPGSVLQLVDALKERYGARLKGKPSARVEIVTGGGTGKPVKTVATGERVPGSPLTTTVDLRVHRAGAAALERIGKPASLVALRPSTGEVLAVVNKPGGFNRALLGKYPPGSTFKVVTASALVADGVAPDDVVTCPPEQTIGGFAFHNAEFHDYGRLSFRDAFAHSCNTTFAGLAVERLGADRLAEVARGFGFGAPVTPGVPAVRAEFPTPRDDTDLASAAIGQGRVLASPLNMATVAAAIASGIWREPRLVPESLVPDGGAPPRRLEPAVAAALRELMPAVVSEGTASAVAFPPGTAGKTGTAEYGSGEEPPTHSWFIGYKGDLAFAVIVEGGGTGAAVAAPIAARFLSGLG; translated from the coding sequence ATGAGGCGAACAGCGGTCGTCACGGTCGCGGTGGCCACGGTGGTGCCGCTGGCCGTGGCGGGCGGCGTCATATGGGCGCTGCGCACGCAAGGATCGGCCGAGGAGACGGCCGCGCGGTACCTGGAGGGCTGGGCGAAGGGCGACTACGCCGCGATGCGCGCCCTGACCGCCGACCCGCCCGGCGACTTCGAGCGGTGGTACCGCGACTTCCGCGCCGACCTCAAGCTCACCTCGGCGGCCTTCACGCCCGCGCGGCCGCGTGAGGGGAAGGACGCGACGACCGTCGACTTCCGCGCCGCCCTGCGCGGCCCCGTCGACTTCTCCTACACCGGCAGGCTGACGCTGGTGAAGCGCGACCGCGCCTGGCGCGTGGACTTCTCTCCGCAGGCGATCCACCGCGACCTGAAGCCCGGCAGGCGCTTCCGGGTCGCCGAGGTGCCCGCCGAGTCCGCGCCCGTCCGCGCCGCGGACGGCACGCGCATCGACACCGCCGACGCGCCCGGCTCGGTGCTGCAACTCGTCGACGCCCTGAAGGAACGCTACGGCGCCCGGCTGAAGGGCAAGCCGTCGGCCCGCGTCGAGATCGTCACGGGCGGCGGCACCGGCAAGCCCGTCAAGACGGTCGCGACCGGGGAGCGGGTGCCCGGCTCACCCCTGACCACCACCGTCGACCTGCGGGTCCACCGGGCGGGTGCGGCGGCGCTCGAAAGGATCGGCAAGCCCGCCTCGCTGGTGGCGCTGCGGCCCTCCACGGGTGAGGTGCTGGCCGTCGTCAACAAGCCCGGCGGGTTCAACCGGGCGCTGCTCGGCAAGTACCCGCCGGGTTCGACGTTCAAGGTCGTCACGGCCTCGGCGCTGGTGGCCGACGGCGTGGCCCCGGACGACGTGGTGACGTGCCCGCCCGAGCAGACGATCGGCGGGTTCGCCTTCCACAACGCCGAGTTCCACGACTACGGGCGGCTGTCGTTCCGCGACGCGTTCGCCCACTCCTGCAACACGACCTTCGCCGGCCTCGCCGTGGAGCGGCTCGGCGCCGACCGGCTCGCCGAGGTCGCGCGCGGCTTCGGGTTCGGTGCGCCGGTCACCCCCGGCGTGCCCGCCGTGCGCGCGGAGTTCCCCACGCCGCGCGACGACACCGACCTGGCCTCGGCCGCCATCGGGCAGGGCCGGGTGCTGGCCAGCCCGCTCAACATGGCCACCGTCGCCGCGGCCATCGCCTCGGGCATCTGGCGCGAGCCCCGGCTCGTGCCCGAGTCCCTGGTCCCGGACGGCGGCGCCCCGCCGCGCCGCCTGGAGCCCGCCGTCGCCGCGGCGCTGCGCGAGCTCATGCCCGCGGTGGTCAGCGAGGGCACGGCGAGCGCGGTCGCGTTCCCGCCGGGCACCGCGGGCAAGACGGGCACCGCCGAGTACGGGTCCGGCGAGGAGCCGCCGACGCACTCCTGGTTCATCGGCTACAAGGGCGACCTCGCGTTCGCGGTGATCGTGGAGGGCGGGGGCACCGGCGCGGCGGTCGCGGCGCCCATCGCGGCCCGCTTCCTGTCCGGCCTCGGCTGA
- a CDS encoding HNH endonuclease family protein produces MRRVPFLAAATALALAAATLATAPAHAFTPPNIPSLSTATAELNALTVDIERNAGTYDRALFPHWITISGACNTRETVLKRDGTGVVTNSGCAATSGQWYSPYDGGTWTAASDVDIDHMVPLAEAWRSGAHAWTTSRRQAFANDLGNPQLWAVTDNVNQAKGDDDPALWKPPLTSFWCTYAKAYIDVKYEWSLTVDGAEKSALAGMLGRC; encoded by the coding sequence GTGAGACGAGTCCCGTTCCTCGCCGCCGCCACCGCCCTCGCTCTTGCCGCCGCCACCTTGGCGACCGCCCCCGCCCACGCCTTCACCCCGCCGAACATTCCCTCCCTCAGCACGGCCACCGCCGAGCTGAACGCGCTCACCGTGGACATCGAGCGCAACGCCGGCACCTACGACCGCGCCCTGTTCCCGCACTGGATCACGATCTCGGGCGCCTGCAACACCCGCGAGACCGTGCTGAAGCGCGACGGCACCGGCGTGGTCACCAACTCCGGTTGCGCGGCCACCTCGGGCCAGTGGTACTCCCCGTACGACGGCGGCACCTGGACCGCCGCCTCCGACGTGGACATCGACCACATGGTGCCGCTGGCGGAGGCGTGGCGCTCCGGCGCGCACGCCTGGACCACCTCGCGGCGCCAGGCGTTCGCCAACGACCTCGGCAACCCGCAGCTGTGGGCCGTGACCGACAACGTCAACCAGGCCAAGGGCGACGACGACCCCGCGCTCTGGAAGCCCCCGCTCACCTCGTTCTGGTGCACCTACGCCAAGGCGTACATCGACGTGAAGTACGAGTGGAGCCTGACCGTGGACGGCGCGGAGAAGTCGGCCCTGGCCGGCATGCTCGGCCGCTGCTGA
- a CDS encoding nuclear transport factor 2 family protein, translating into MPASDSPTSIRTPREVFERLAAGISAGEWEGLAELYAEDVVVEIPLAIPAPMRIEGRKEVARHFHDRIGLLKLRVLDQVVHETADPEVVIAEFTHQGEVLATGRTWTSRNIQVLRVRDGLIVSSRDYHDHVQINQAFGRLPELLGG; encoded by the coding sequence ATGCCCGCATCGGATTCGCCCACGTCCATCCGCACGCCGCGCGAGGTCTTCGAGCGCCTCGCCGCCGGAATCTCGGCCGGCGAGTGGGAGGGCCTCGCCGAGCTGTACGCCGAGGACGTCGTCGTGGAGATCCCCTTGGCCATCCCCGCCCCGATGCGCATCGAGGGCAGGAAGGAGGTCGCCCGCCACTTCCACGACAGGATCGGCCTGCTGAAGCTCCGCGTCCTGGACCAGGTGGTGCACGAGACCGCCGACCCCGAGGTCGTCATCGCCGAGTTCACCCACCAGGGAGAGGTCCTCGCCACCGGCCGCACGTGGACGTCCAGGAACATCCAGGTGCTGCGCGTCCGCGACGGCCTCATCGTGTCCTCGCGCGACTACCACGACCACGTCCAGATCAACCAGGCGTTCGGCCGGCTGCCCGAGCTGCTCGGCGGCTGA
- a CDS encoding inositol monophosphatase family protein: MITDVEVARTAAEAGAAVVRRMFGESLPRVEKGEGDFATAADVAAEKAILDVIRTARPGDTVTGEETGRTGPAEAERTGPAEAGHTGPAEIRHTGSAGAGHTGPAEAERGWLVDPLCGTLNYAVHTMLASVNVALRVGESLTAAAVADPFSDEVFWTDGVRAHARRGGVDTPLRPSAESRLVDVNLDPPFPNAPAFHPTALLADPGFAARFRPRVVSTTLAVAWVAAGRRAAYVTDGHQYDSVHFAAGIALCQAAGCVVTGLDGLPPHTGTGGLLIAADQPTHTALLDLIGAR, encoded by the coding sequence ATGATCACGGACGTCGAGGTGGCCCGGACGGCGGCCGAGGCCGGAGCCGCGGTCGTCCGGCGCATGTTCGGCGAGTCCCTGCCACGCGTGGAGAAGGGCGAAGGCGACTTCGCCACGGCCGCCGACGTCGCGGCCGAAAAGGCGATCCTTGACGTGATCCGCACGGCCCGCCCCGGCGACACGGTGACCGGCGAAGAAACCGGCCGCACCGGCCCGGCCGAGGCCGAGCGCACCGGACCAGCCGAGGCAGGGCATACCGGACCTGCGGAGATCAGACACACCGGGTCGGCGGGGGCAGGGCACACCGGTCCTGCGGAGGCAGAGCGCGGGTGGCTGGTCGACCCGCTGTGCGGCACGCTCAACTACGCCGTGCACACCATGCTGGCCTCCGTGAACGTCGCCCTCCGCGTCGGCGAGAGCCTCACGGCGGCGGCCGTGGCCGACCCGTTCAGCGACGAGGTGTTCTGGACCGACGGCGTCCGCGCCCACGCCCGCCGTGGCGGGGTGGACACGCCGCTGCGCCCGTCGGCCGAGTCACGGCTGGTCGACGTCAACCTCGACCCGCCGTTCCCCAACGCCCCCGCCTTCCATCCCACCGCCCTCCTGGCCGACCCGGGCTTCGCCGCGCGGTTCCGCCCGCGCGTCGTCTCCACCACCCTGGCGGTGGCATGGGTGGCGGCCGGACGCCGCGCCGCCTACGTCACCGACGGCCACCAGTACGACAGCGTCCACTTCGCCGCAGGCATCGCCCTGTGCCAGGCCGCAGGCTGCGTGGTCACCGGCCTCGACGGCCTCCCCCCGCACACCGGCACGGGCGGCCTCCTCATCGCCGCCGACCAGCCCACCCACACCGCGTTACTGGACCTCATCGGCGCACGGTGA
- a CDS encoding hemerythrin domain-containing protein: MANVFAILERDHDMVKRLMTELESGPPMSGRAGDAHMSARKQQVDRLITEESKHEAVEEEYFWPVVRELVPGGDAMADHAIAQEQRGKYALDELIGYQPGEPRCEDTLMGFISEAREHIAYEEEHVWPELRLVISPERADELGSKMERAKKIAPTRPHPRTPPRPGLLKAASPLVGTADRIRDLVTGRHH; encoded by the coding sequence ATGGCGAACGTGTTCGCAATCCTGGAACGAGATCACGACATGGTCAAGCGCCTGATGACGGAGCTGGAGTCCGGGCCCCCGATGTCCGGGCGCGCCGGGGACGCCCACATGTCGGCCCGCAAGCAGCAGGTGGACCGGCTCATCACCGAGGAGTCCAAGCACGAGGCGGTCGAGGAGGAGTACTTCTGGCCGGTCGTGCGGGAGCTGGTGCCCGGCGGCGACGCGATGGCCGACCACGCCATCGCCCAGGAGCAGCGCGGGAAGTACGCGCTGGACGAGCTGATCGGCTACCAGCCGGGCGAGCCCCGGTGCGAGGACACGCTGATGGGCTTCATCAGCGAGGCGCGCGAGCACATCGCCTACGAGGAGGAGCACGTCTGGCCGGAGCTGCGCCTGGTCATCAGCCCCGAGCGGGCGGACGAGCTCGGGTCGAAGATGGAGCGCGCCAAGAAGATCGCGCCCACCCGCCCGCACCCGCGCACGCCGCCCAGGCCGGGGCTGCTCAAGGCCGCGAGCCCGCTCGTGGGCACCGCCGACCGCATCCGCGACCTGGTGACCGGCCGGCACCACTGA
- a CDS encoding WGR domain-containing protein, translating to MPPRSTYLELSEDAGSAHKFYEVVVADTEVTITYGRIGERGQTKVTAFATAGKAEAAAAKKIAEKVRKGYAPAVRGVRQRRTVTRRTMLVSSVGSAGSGSGGSVTRAHVPSARRAPVLWRFSSGAAAFGIFVDDQRAWVGNQNGDVYTVAHDGTVTGHFRLPDGVKCIVADDFWIYAGADDGNVYDLSGKVPRLAYEIADDVDIYWLDIHDGVLGVSDRAGRITMIDHEDEFQWARKSDGDSAWMVRCDRDAVYHGHSRGVARYDTADGAPVWHTKVRGQVLFGWQERDDVYAGTSHNQVYRLDKADGAIGAVYDCDGAVFSCAAAPDGRFVFAGDNHSSIYCFDRGGARLWKLDTGCGSAFSMQYLDDRLYIVTTNGTLACVDASEEAIRAAQEGSVPEPVDVKAAAGLAVVEPSVVLDSVTESTLITDGDGVVVECVRDGDRLRVRVVTPGYEPLWNVQFPKNVREPGARYVVQEVRSSERGGFYRAYGEIRRLL from the coding sequence ATGCCGCCGCGAAGCACATATCTGGAGCTGTCCGAGGACGCCGGGAGCGCGCACAAGTTCTACGAGGTGGTGGTCGCCGACACCGAGGTCACCATCACCTACGGCAGGATCGGCGAACGCGGCCAGACCAAGGTGACCGCCTTCGCCACCGCCGGCAAGGCCGAGGCGGCCGCGGCCAAGAAGATCGCCGAGAAGGTGCGCAAGGGATACGCGCCCGCCGTGCGCGGCGTGCGGCAGCGGCGCACCGTCACCCGGCGCACCATGCTCGTGAGCTCCGTGGGCTCCGCGGGCTCAGGGTCCGGCGGCTCGGTCACGCGCGCGCACGTCCCCTCCGCGCGCAGGGCCCCGGTGCTCTGGCGGTTCTCCAGCGGCGCCGCCGCGTTCGGCATCTTCGTGGACGACCAGCGCGCCTGGGTCGGCAACCAGAACGGCGACGTCTACACCGTCGCCCACGACGGCACCGTCACCGGCCACTTCCGGCTCCCCGACGGCGTCAAGTGCATCGTCGCCGACGACTTCTGGATCTACGCGGGCGCCGACGACGGCAACGTGTACGACCTGAGCGGCAAGGTGCCGCGCCTGGCGTACGAGATCGCCGACGACGTGGACATCTACTGGCTGGACATCCACGACGGCGTGCTCGGCGTCTCCGACCGCGCCGGGCGCATCACCATGATCGACCACGAGGACGAGTTCCAGTGGGCCAGGAAGAGCGACGGCGACTCCGCCTGGATGGTCCGCTGCGACCGCGACGCCGTCTACCACGGCCACTCGCGCGGCGTCGCCCGCTACGACACCGCCGACGGCGCCCCGGTCTGGCACACCAAGGTCCGTGGGCAGGTGCTGTTCGGCTGGCAGGAGCGCGACGACGTCTACGCGGGCACCAGCCACAACCAGGTGTACCGGCTCGACAAGGCCGACGGCGCCATCGGCGCGGTCTACGACTGCGACGGCGCCGTCTTCTCCTGCGCCGCCGCCCCCGACGGCCGCTTCGTGTTCGCCGGCGACAACCACTCCTCGATCTACTGCTTCGATCGCGGCGGCGCCCGCCTGTGGAAACTCGACACCGGCTGCGGCTCGGCGTTCTCCATGCAGTACCTGGACGACCGGCTCTACATCGTGACGACCAACGGCACACTGGCCTGCGTGGACGCCAGCGAGGAGGCCATCAGGGCCGCCCAGGAGGGCAGCGTCCCCGAGCCGGTGGACGTCAAGGCGGCGGCGGGCCTGGCCGTGGTCGAACCGTCGGTCGTGCTCGACAGCGTCACCGAGAGCACCCTGATCACCGACGGCGACGGCGTCGTGGTCGAATGCGTCCGCGACGGCGACCGCCTGCGCGTCCGCGTCGTCACCCCCGGCTACGAGCCCCTGTGGAACGTCCAGTTCCCCAAGAACGTCCGCGAACCCGGCGCCCGCTACGTGGTCCAGGAAGTCCGCTCCTCCGAACGCGGCGGCTTCTACCGCGCCTACGGCGAAATCCGCCGCCTCCTCTAA
- a CDS encoding sugar phosphate isomerase/epimerase family protein, whose translation MRSGRDEVLRRIAEIGYGAVEAFDPADDPKGLRRSADDLGLAVPATHAHALLTGDPDAVFDAAAVLGAGLLVVPAGIPHEEFTTRDGIARTADLLNGLAERAAGYGMRLGYHNHWWEIEPRVDGAHAVEALARALVPEVFLEIDTYWAAVGGADVPALLGRLGGRVLALHVKDGPGVRDAPHTAVGEGVMNVPAVLAAAPDAWRIVELDHCATDVFDALAASHAYLSGLADSGPPGPSGPSKASPATGVSRLERA comes from the coding sequence ATGAGATCCGGCCGCGACGAGGTCCTCCGGCGTATCGCGGAGATCGGGTACGGCGCCGTCGAGGCGTTCGACCCCGCCGACGACCCCAAGGGACTCCGGCGGTCGGCCGACGACCTGGGGCTGGCCGTCCCCGCCACACACGCCCACGCGCTGCTGACCGGCGACCCGGACGCCGTGTTCGACGCCGCCGCCGTCCTCGGCGCCGGCCTGCTCGTCGTCCCGGCCGGGATACCGCACGAGGAGTTCACCACCCGGGACGGGATCGCCAGGACCGCCGACCTGCTCAACGGGCTCGCCGAGCGCGCCGCCGGGTACGGCATGCGGCTCGGCTACCACAACCACTGGTGGGAGATCGAGCCGCGCGTGGACGGCGCGCACGCCGTCGAGGCGCTGGCCCGCGCCCTGGTCCCGGAGGTCTTCCTGGAGATCGACACCTACTGGGCCGCCGTGGGCGGCGCCGACGTGCCCGCCCTGCTCGGGCGTCTCGGCGGGCGGGTGCTCGCCCTGCACGTCAAGGACGGCCCCGGCGTCAGGGACGCACCGCACACCGCCGTCGGAGAGGGGGTGATGAACGTCCCCGCCGTCCTGGCCGCCGCGCCGGACGCCTGGCGGATCGTCGAACTGGACCACTGCGCCACCGACGTCTTCGACGCGCTGGCCGCGAGCCACGCCTACCTCTCCGGCCTCGCCGACTCCGGCCCCCCTGGCCCCTCCGGCCCCTCGAAGGCATCCCCCGCCACCGGCGTCTCCCGTCTGGAGC
- a CDS encoding serine hydrolase, translating to MRRPDLAAVFRAAAVTGVVHAVDLDTGAEVGVGSDEPVVLSSVFKLPLLVEFYRQAEAGLLDPAERCEVAAEGRTEGPTGLAAMRDAASLSLRDLAFLMITVSDNAAADVLAARVGLDAVNGMLAAFGLTRTWVEHDCRGLLAALAADLGDAAAPLDPRTLGRLRVLDPARTNRSTPREMTRLLGMVWRDEAAGPESCAAIRRLLGLQVWPHRLASGFPYDDVVVSGKTGSLPTIRNEVGVVEYPDGGRYAVAVFTRSIGTAQHQPRADASIGTVARAAVDHLRAS from the coding sequence ATGAGGCGGCCCGACCTGGCCGCCGTCTTCCGTGCGGCGGCCGTCACCGGCGTGGTGCACGCGGTCGACCTGGACACCGGCGCGGAGGTCGGCGTCGGGTCCGACGAGCCGGTGGTGCTGTCGTCGGTGTTCAAGCTGCCGCTGCTGGTGGAGTTCTACCGGCAGGCCGAGGCGGGGCTGCTCGACCCCGCGGAGCGGTGCGAGGTCGCGGCCGAGGGCCGTACGGAGGGCCCCACGGGGCTGGCGGCCATGCGGGACGCGGCCAGCCTGTCCCTGCGGGACCTGGCGTTCCTGATGATCACCGTGAGCGACAACGCCGCCGCGGACGTCCTGGCGGCCCGGGTCGGGCTGGACGCGGTCAACGGGATGCTGGCGGCGTTCGGGTTGACGCGCACCTGGGTCGAGCACGACTGCCGCGGGCTTCTGGCGGCGCTCGCCGCCGACCTGGGCGACGCCGCCGCCCCTCTGGACCCCCGGACGCTCGGCCGCCTGCGGGTGCTCGACCCCGCGCGCACCAACCGGAGCACCCCGCGCGAGATGACCCGGCTGCTCGGCATGGTGTGGCGGGACGAGGCGGCCGGGCCGGAGTCGTGCGCCGCGATCCGCCGCCTGCTCGGGCTGCAGGTCTGGCCGCACCGCCTGGCGTCGGGGTTCCCGTACGACGACGTGGTGGTCAGCGGCAAGACCGGGTCGCTGCCGACGATACGCAACGAGGTCGGCGTCGTGGAGTACCCCGACGGCGGGCGGTACGCGGTGGCGGTGTTCACCCGCTCGATCGGCACCGCCCAGCACCAGCCGCGGGCGGACGCGTCCATCGGCACCGTCGCCCGCGCGGCGGTGGACCACCTGCGCGCGTCGTGA
- a CDS encoding LysR family transcriptional regulator, whose translation MDLIRHLRLFVVVAEELHFGNAAARLGMAQPPLSQRVKRLEEELGVRLFDRSSRQVRLTEAGRLLLTEARDLVARADRVRELMARAGGDGAAGLRIGVPPDLGGTAVAALLAALREADPPLRPALTEMCTADQVRALADGELDGGVIRHPAGAAGLTYGPMLVQHPGVLLPADDPLAEFSSVHLADLATRPLVLLPRESEPGLHEETLTDCRRHGYVPGEVHPAAHPQFTLGLVMSGTAVAFGPRAEQPGVVWRPLLGDPLAWRVSAAWRRPGPAVEEFGAVAVRVLRENAGMIDDGAARARRIAHRPASGLLA comes from the coding sequence ATGGACCTGATCAGGCACCTGCGCCTCTTCGTCGTCGTCGCGGAAGAGCTGCACTTCGGCAACGCGGCGGCCCGGCTCGGCATGGCGCAGCCGCCGCTCAGCCAGCGCGTCAAGCGGCTGGAGGAGGAGCTCGGCGTGCGGCTGTTCGACCGGTCGAGCCGCCAGGTCCGCCTGACCGAGGCGGGCAGGCTGCTGCTCACCGAGGCCCGCGACCTCGTGGCGCGGGCCGACCGGGTCCGCGAGCTCATGGCGCGGGCCGGCGGCGACGGCGCGGCGGGCCTGCGCATCGGGGTGCCGCCCGACCTCGGCGGCACGGCCGTCGCGGCCCTGCTCGCCGCGCTGCGCGAGGCCGACCCTCCCCTGCGTCCCGCGCTGACGGAGATGTGCACCGCCGACCAGGTGCGGGCGCTGGCCGACGGCGAGCTCGACGGCGGGGTGATCCGCCACCCGGCCGGCGCGGCCGGGCTGACGTACGGGCCCATGCTCGTGCAGCATCCGGGGGTGCTGCTGCCGGCGGACGATCCGCTGGCCGAGTTCTCCTCGGTGCACCTGGCCGACCTCGCCACCCGGCCGCTCGTGCTGCTGCCGCGCGAGAGCGAGCCTGGCCTGCACGAGGAGACGCTGACCGACTGCCGCCGCCACGGGTACGTGCCCGGCGAGGTGCATCCCGCGGCGCACCCCCAGTTCACGCTGGGCCTGGTGATGTCGGGCACGGCCGTCGCGTTCGGCCCCCGGGCGGAGCAGCCGGGCGTGGTCTGGCGGCCCTTGCTGGGCGACCCGCTGGCGTGGCGGGTGTCGGCGGCCTGGCGCCGGCCGGGCCCGGCGGTGGAGGAGTTCGGCGCGGTGGCCGTGCGGGTGCTGCGGGAGAATGCCGGGATGATCGACGACGGTGCCGCGCGGGCGCGCAGGATCGCCCACCGCCCCGCCTCCGGGCTGCTGGCATGA
- a CDS encoding MIP/aquaporin family protein, whose amino-acid sequence MGGAKSAREAPVLVGEFAAEFAGTLILILFGTAVVAQVVAGGIGGHDSITWAWGLGVTLGVYTAGRISGAHLNPAVTVALAVFKGFAWRKVLPYAAAQLLGAFAAALLVRWNYAEVLAAADPGLTIKTQGVFSTLPGNGTLPVHQWGAFRDQVIGTAILLFLVLAVTDLANSAPAANLAPFVVGLIVVGIGMAWGTNAGYAINPARDLGPRLASWLTGYETAWRDQYGGLYFWVPIVAPLIGGVAGAGLYQALIARYLPRPGEPEPGRIPTEAV is encoded by the coding sequence GTGGGTGGCGCGAAAAGCGCCAGAGAGGCCCCCGTCCTGGTCGGCGAGTTCGCCGCGGAGTTCGCGGGCACGCTGATCCTCATCCTGTTCGGCACCGCGGTCGTGGCCCAGGTGGTCGCGGGCGGGATCGGCGGGCACGACAGCATCACCTGGGCCTGGGGCCTCGGCGTCACGCTCGGTGTCTACACCGCGGGCCGGATCAGCGGCGCGCACCTCAACCCGGCCGTCACGGTCGCCCTGGCCGTCTTCAAGGGCTTCGCGTGGCGCAAGGTGCTGCCGTACGCGGCCGCGCAGCTCCTCGGCGCGTTCGCGGCCGCGCTGCTCGTCCGCTGGAACTACGCCGAGGTGCTCGCCGCGGCCGACCCCGGCCTCACCATCAAGACCCAAGGGGTGTTCTCCACGCTGCCGGGCAACGGCACGCTGCCCGTGCACCAGTGGGGCGCCTTCCGCGACCAGGTGATCGGCACGGCGATCCTGCTGTTCCTCGTCCTCGCCGTCACCGACCTCGCCAACAGCGCGCCCGCCGCGAACCTGGCGCCGTTCGTCGTCGGGCTCATCGTCGTCGGCATCGGCATGGCCTGGGGCACCAACGCCGGGTACGCCATCAACCCCGCCCGCGACCTCGGCCCGCGGCTGGCCTCGTGGCTCACGGGGTACGAGACCGCGTGGCGAGATCAGTACGGTGGCCTGTACTTCTGGGTGCCGATCGTGGCGCCCTTGATCGGCGGCGTGGCCGGCGCGGGGCTGTACCAGGCGCTCATCGCCCGCTACCTGCCGAGGCCGGGCGAGCCCGAGCCGGGGAGGATCCCCACCGAAGCCGTCTGA